The following coding sequences are from one Hyalangium gracile window:
- a CDS encoding DUF3969 family protein translates to MKRSSRAVKLELRAQGKEEVEKLLATIALGLAEAVEAGKMTPSDACDHFFVPVFLRFASPSGKAHGGVDRRLVEALHAGSELEDVEQLAPHGLKSAFRDIRENALNVLGELAPSEAQLGSSWLRSSPRRGAVSGRGRTPRAASGAARGGRRRR, encoded by the coding sequence ATGAAGAGGTCATCCAGAGCGGTGAAGCTCGAGCTGAGGGCGCAAGGGAAGGAGGAGGTGGAGAAGCTCCTGGCCACCATCGCCTTGGGGCTCGCGGAGGCCGTCGAGGCGGGGAAGATGACCCCGAGCGATGCGTGCGATCACTTCTTCGTCCCCGTGTTCCTCCGCTTCGCAAGCCCGTCCGGGAAGGCGCATGGAGGCGTGGATCGCAGGCTCGTGGAGGCCCTGCACGCGGGCTCGGAGCTCGAGGACGTGGAGCAGCTGGCGCCTCATGGCCTGAAGAGCGCGTTCCGCGACATCCGTGAGAACGCCCTCAACGTGCTCGGGGAGCTGGCTCCATCCGAGGCTCAGCTCGGGAGCTCGTGGCTGCGCTCCTCACCGAGGCGAGGCGCCGTCAGCGGGAGAGGGCGAACTCCGAGAGCCGCCAGCGGTGCAGCACGAGGCGGCCGTCGACGCCGATGA
- the hutI gene encoding imidazolonepropionase: MEPLELLIRNTSEVLTVEGTHREPAEQALTPRPRACVGVRAGRVAWVGEESALPAGAVGPNTEVLDAEGRMVGPGFVDPHTHLVFAGERSTEFDLRCQGATYLQIAQAGGGIVSTVRATRAASEEELIRLALPRLRRLLEYGVTTAEVKSGYGLDVDSELKMLRVVRRLSSLTPVELVPTLLCAHAVPEEFKGRREAYVDLCEREILPAVAREGLARFCDIFVEQSAFTPDEARRLLTAAKALGMQPRLHGDQLTSGGGAELAAELGAATVDHLEHVSDAGIHAMAAADVSAVLVPTSTLFLRMRPYAPGRKLRDAGVNIALGTNINPGSAMTENLPLAMGLACLENGLTAAEVYWATTRGAALALGLPSHGRLALGDVADIVIFSCTNYRHLPYHLGVNHSRTVLKGGRVVIRDGVSHCE, encoded by the coding sequence ATGGAGCCGCTGGAGCTGCTCATCCGCAACACCTCCGAGGTGCTCACCGTGGAGGGCACCCACCGGGAGCCCGCGGAGCAGGCGCTCACGCCCCGGCCTCGCGCGTGCGTGGGCGTGCGCGCGGGGCGCGTGGCCTGGGTGGGAGAAGAGTCCGCGCTGCCCGCTGGCGCCGTCGGGCCGAACACCGAGGTGCTGGACGCCGAGGGGCGGATGGTGGGCCCCGGCTTCGTGGATCCGCACACGCACCTGGTCTTCGCGGGCGAGCGCTCCACCGAGTTCGATCTGCGCTGCCAGGGCGCCACCTATCTGCAGATTGCCCAGGCGGGCGGCGGCATCGTCAGCACCGTGCGCGCCACCCGGGCCGCGAGCGAGGAGGAGCTGATCCGCCTCGCCCTGCCCCGCCTCCGGCGCCTGCTGGAGTACGGCGTGACGACGGCAGAGGTGAAGAGCGGCTATGGGCTGGACGTGGACAGCGAGCTGAAGATGCTGCGCGTGGTGCGCCGGCTCTCGAGCCTCACGCCGGTGGAGCTGGTGCCCACGCTGCTGTGCGCCCACGCCGTGCCCGAGGAGTTCAAGGGCCGCCGCGAGGCGTACGTGGACCTCTGCGAGCGGGAGATCCTCCCCGCCGTGGCGCGAGAGGGCCTGGCGCGCTTCTGCGACATCTTCGTCGAGCAGAGCGCCTTCACCCCGGACGAGGCTCGCCGGCTGCTCACCGCCGCGAAGGCGCTGGGAATGCAGCCCCGGCTGCACGGAGATCAGCTCACCTCGGGCGGAGGCGCGGAGCTGGCCGCCGAGCTGGGCGCCGCCACCGTGGACCACCTGGAGCACGTGAGCGATGCCGGCATCCACGCGATGGCCGCCGCGGATGTCTCCGCCGTGCTCGTACCCACCTCCACCCTCTTCCTGCGCATGCGCCCCTACGCCCCTGGCCGGAAGTTGCGTGACGCGGGCGTCAACATTGCTTTGGGCACAAACATCAATCCTGGCTCGGCGATGACAGAGAATCTTCCCCTGGCCATGGGGCTTGCCTGCCTGGAGAACGGGCTGACAGCGGCGGAGGTGTACTGGGCAACCACCCGAGGCGCCGCTCTGGCTCTGGGTCTACCCTCTCACGGGCGTCTGGCTTTGGGCGACGTTGCCGACATCGTTATTTTTTCGTGCACAAACTATCGGCACCTGCCCTACCACCTCGGAGTGAACCACTCGCGCACGGTGTTGAAAGGCGGGCGTGTTGTCATTCGTGACGGCGTGTCACACTGTGAATAA
- a CDS encoding response regulator: MAVPKKILLVDDSPTVLLMERLLLQDGPYELLSATSGQEAVETALLVRPELILMDVVMPGMDGFEVCRRLRAEEATRTTPIILVTTRGGSDNVERGYESGCSDYVTKPFDGNELRAKIESFLGH; the protein is encoded by the coding sequence ATGGCCGTTCCCAAGAAGATCCTGCTCGTTGACGATTCGCCCACCGTCTTGTTGATGGAGCGGCTGTTGCTCCAGGACGGGCCCTATGAGCTGCTCAGCGCCACCAGCGGTCAGGAGGCGGTGGAGACGGCTCTCTTGGTGCGTCCGGAGCTCATCCTCATGGACGTGGTGATGCCCGGCATGGACGGCTTCGAGGTGTGCCGGCGCCTGCGAGCCGAGGAGGCCACGCGCACCACGCCCATCATCCTGGTGACCACCCGCGGCGGCTCCGACAACGTCGAGCGAGGGTACGAAAGCGGCTGCAGCGACTATGTGACCAAGCCCTTCGATGGGAACGAGCTCCGGGCCAAGATCGAGAGCTTCCTGGGACACTGA
- a CDS encoding NAD(P)H-hydrate dehydratase → MQSVLTAAQMREAEQAAETRFGMPSALLMENAGRELAKVARSVAGEGGRFLVVCGPGNNGGDGLVAARFLEEGGARVAVAMVGDRGKMTSEARRNLQALEAYGVSPQALEALPEVGAGDVVVDAIFGTGLSRAPEGAFAEAIGRIGQWRQAGAKVVAADVPSGLQSDTGEAFTPCVEADVTVSFGLLKRGQILEPGASLCGELVRVDIGLSAAAAQGLTGPVLRLVEEADAREALPARRADTHKGTYGHVVVVAGSRGKSGAAALVARAALRSGAGLVSVATRGELVDAVLAHAPEIMGVPLEGAGPLGLADLEPLVAAAEGKDALVMGPGIPRGPETGRLIGELLSRVEIPAVLDADALNAVAEDLSVLRKAKGPLVLTPHPGEMARLTRRSTKEVQAHRLELARQLATEHQVTVVLKGARTLIAGPDGEIFVNPTGNPGMATGGSGDVLSGICGAFLGQGLRVPQAIWAAVYTHGLAGDLAAKRRGKVGLIAGDIIKGLCDVWVRWDR, encoded by the coding sequence ATGCAGAGCGTCCTGACCGCCGCGCAGATGCGCGAGGCCGAGCAGGCCGCCGAGACCCGCTTCGGGATGCCCTCGGCGCTGCTCATGGAGAACGCGGGTCGCGAGCTGGCGAAGGTGGCGCGGAGCGTGGCGGGGGAGGGCGGGCGCTTCCTCGTCGTCTGCGGGCCGGGGAACAACGGGGGTGATGGGCTGGTGGCGGCGCGGTTCCTCGAGGAGGGCGGCGCTCGGGTGGCCGTGGCGATGGTGGGGGATCGGGGGAAGATGACGTCCGAGGCCCGGCGCAACCTGCAGGCGCTCGAGGCCTATGGCGTCTCTCCGCAGGCGCTGGAGGCTCTCCCGGAGGTCGGCGCTGGGGACGTGGTCGTGGATGCCATCTTTGGCACCGGGCTCAGCCGTGCGCCCGAAGGAGCCTTCGCCGAGGCCATCGGACGGATTGGCCAGTGGCGCCAGGCCGGGGCGAAGGTGGTTGCCGCGGATGTGCCCTCGGGGTTGCAGAGCGACACGGGGGAGGCCTTCACGCCCTGCGTGGAGGCGGATGTCACGGTGTCCTTCGGCCTGCTCAAGCGAGGGCAGATCCTGGAGCCGGGCGCATCCCTCTGCGGTGAGCTCGTGCGCGTGGACATCGGCCTGAGCGCCGCGGCGGCCCAGGGGCTCACGGGGCCGGTGCTGCGGCTCGTGGAGGAGGCCGACGCTCGGGAGGCGCTCCCGGCTCGCCGTGCGGACACCCACAAGGGGACCTACGGCCACGTCGTGGTCGTGGCGGGGAGTCGCGGGAAGTCAGGAGCCGCGGCGCTCGTGGCTCGAGCGGCGCTGCGGTCCGGCGCGGGGCTCGTCTCCGTGGCGACGCGCGGGGAGCTCGTGGACGCCGTGCTCGCCCACGCTCCCGAGATCATGGGTGTTCCCCTGGAGGGCGCCGGGCCGCTGGGCCTCGCGGATTTGGAGCCGCTGGTGGCCGCCGCCGAGGGGAAGGACGCGCTCGTCATGGGGCCCGGCATCCCTCGGGGGCCCGAGACGGGGCGCCTCATCGGCGAGCTGCTCTCGCGGGTGGAGATCCCCGCGGTGCTCGATGCGGATGCGCTCAACGCCGTGGCGGAGGACCTGAGCGTCCTGCGCAAGGCGAAGGGACCGCTCGTGCTCACCCCTCATCCGGGAGAGATGGCCCGGCTCACCCGGCGCTCCACGAAGGAGGTCCAGGCCCACCGGTTGGAGCTGGCTCGGCAGCTCGCCACGGAGCACCAGGTGACGGTGGTGCTCAAGGGAGCAAGGACGCTCATCGCGGGCCCGGACGGGGAGATCTTCGTCAACCCCACGGGCAACCCGGGCATGGCCACGGGAGGCTCGGGAGATGTGCTCTCCGGCATCTGTGGCGCGTTCCTCGGGCAGGGGCTCCGAGTCCCCCAGGCCATCTGGGCCGCCGTCTACACCCACGGCCTGGCCGGAGATCTCGCGGCGAAGCGACGCGGGAAGGTGGGGCTCATCGCGGGAGACATCATCAAGGGGCTCTGCGATGTCTGGGTGCGGTGGGATCGATGA
- the acpS gene encoding holo-ACP synthase, with product MAIVGLGMDICSVERIQRILQGPRAQKFLERVYTDAERALCGERADAASAYAARFAAKEALVKALGAPPGIRWRDMEVVRGTGMPRFALSGVAREVMEQRRVDALLTMTHDAGVAAATVILQERP from the coding sequence ATGGCGATCGTCGGCCTGGGGATGGACATCTGCTCGGTGGAGCGCATCCAGCGCATCCTCCAGGGCCCGCGCGCGCAGAAGTTCCTGGAGCGCGTGTACACGGACGCCGAGCGGGCCCTGTGCGGCGAGCGGGCCGATGCCGCCAGTGCCTACGCCGCGCGCTTCGCCGCCAAGGAGGCGCTGGTGAAGGCGCTGGGGGCGCCGCCGGGCATCCGCTGGAGGGACATGGAGGTGGTGCGGGGCACGGGGATGCCGCGCTTCGCGCTCTCCGGCGTGGCTCGCGAGGTGATGGAGCAGCGGCGCGTGGACGCCCTGCTGACGATGACCCATGACGCAGGGGTGGCCGCGGCCACCGTCATCCTGCAGGAGCGGCCCTGA
- a CDS encoding class II glutamine amidotransferase gives MCRLFGFRSAVPAAVHPALVTEKNSLVIQSREHKDGWGIAAYGVEQRPTVAHGVGPAHSDPDFHRVSSLVSSHTVVAHVRQASVGGVELRNSHPFLFGPWSFVHNGTLRNFDRHRKAVESLVRSDLAANIRGTTDSERCFHLFLTRMATRSSLEGAVRLEDVAASLAETMELVANITDEPGQDRSAMNFLVTNGEVMVATRRNRTLFVSDGRRSTSCTAAPLQHGTRLGQLLIASEVLCGNQTAWNEVSEDEVIGVDGRLVLHRWRLSEFALSR, from the coding sequence ATGTGCCGTCTCTTTGGATTCCGCTCTGCTGTTCCCGCTGCTGTCCATCCGGCGCTGGTGACCGAGAAGAACTCGCTCGTCATCCAGTCACGCGAGCACAAGGATGGATGGGGAATCGCGGCCTATGGAGTCGAGCAGCGCCCCACGGTGGCGCACGGCGTCGGTCCGGCGCACAGTGATCCCGACTTCCACCGCGTGAGCAGTCTGGTGTCGTCACATACGGTGGTGGCGCACGTGCGACAGGCCTCGGTGGGCGGAGTGGAGCTGCGCAACTCGCACCCGTTCCTGTTCGGCCCGTGGTCCTTCGTGCACAACGGGACGCTGCGCAACTTCGATCGCCACCGCAAGGCGGTCGAGTCGCTCGTCCGCTCGGATCTGGCCGCGAACATCCGCGGCACGACGGACTCCGAGCGCTGCTTTCACCTCTTCCTCACGCGGATGGCCACGCGCAGCTCGCTGGAGGGCGCGGTGCGGCTGGAGGATGTGGCGGCCTCGCTGGCCGAGACGATGGAGCTGGTGGCCAACATCACGGATGAGCCCGGCCAGGATCGCTCGGCGATGAACTTCCTCGTCACCAACGGCGAGGTGATGGTGGCCACGCGCCGCAACCGGACGCTGTTCGTGTCGGACGGGCGCCGCTCGACGTCGTGCACCGCGGCCCCGCTCCAGCACGGCACGCGGCTGGGTCAGCTCCTCATCGCGAGCGAGGTGCTGTGCGGCAACCAGACCGCGTGGAACGAGGTCTCCGAGGACGAGGTCATCGGCGTCGACGGCCGCCTCGTGCTGCACCGCTGGCGGCTCTCGGAGTTCGCCCTCTCCCGCTGA
- a CDS encoding GAF domain-containing protein, which produces MAAALQRLDGTREDGVLEVVEEIISQLLGCEEYALFAVEEDGRRLLPVAAMGLSLERFQALMVPQGIVGQVARHGVAYLLGRTSSIGASPHELGMTACIPLVARRQVHGVLALFRMLPQKRGLNDEDLELLDLLSERGVPALAVRPRNVIIPSTPVASAPLAGELVGVRTVYLEPGGLVAAARPTEVTTILGSCVAVCLWDEQLRMGGVNHFLLPSVLEGQQPSGRHGESAIPMLLKELERLGSQRQHLRAKVFGGAHMAGPPPPGAKPGLGQRNAEVARRLLEGLGIPILAEDLGGSAGRKLRFRTDDGTALIKMLGKG; this is translated from the coding sequence ATGGCTGCCGCCCTCCAACGGCTGGACGGCACCCGTGAGGACGGAGTGCTGGAGGTGGTCGAGGAGATCATCTCCCAGCTGCTGGGGTGCGAGGAGTACGCGCTCTTCGCGGTGGAGGAGGACGGCAGGCGCCTGCTGCCCGTCGCGGCGATGGGGCTCTCCCTGGAGCGCTTCCAGGCCCTCATGGTGCCGCAGGGGATCGTCGGCCAGGTCGCCCGTCATGGGGTGGCGTACCTGCTGGGCCGGACCAGCTCCATCGGCGCCAGCCCCCACGAGCTGGGGATGACCGCCTGCATCCCGCTGGTGGCCCGGAGGCAGGTGCACGGGGTGCTCGCGCTCTTCCGGATGCTCCCGCAGAAGCGCGGGCTCAACGACGAGGATCTCGAGCTGCTGGATCTGCTCTCCGAGCGGGGCGTCCCGGCGCTCGCGGTGCGGCCCAGGAACGTCATCATCCCAAGCACGCCGGTGGCGTCCGCGCCCCTGGCGGGCGAGCTCGTGGGCGTGCGGACCGTGTACCTCGAGCCCGGGGGCCTGGTGGCCGCGGCGCGCCCCACGGAGGTGACGACGATCCTGGGCTCGTGCGTGGCCGTGTGTCTCTGGGACGAGCAGCTGCGCATGGGCGGAGTGAACCACTTCCTGCTGCCCTCGGTGCTCGAGGGCCAGCAGCCCAGCGGTCGCCATGGAGAGTCCGCCATTCCCATGCTCCTGAAGGAGCTGGAGCGGCTGGGCAGCCAGCGCCAGCACCTGCGGGCGAAGGTGTTCGGCGGCGCGCACATGGCGGGGCCGCCTCCTCCGGGGGCGAAGCCGGGCCTGGGCCAGCGCAACGCCGAGGTGGCCCGGCGGCTGCTCGAGGGGCTGGGCATTCCCATCCTCGCCGAGGACCTGGGGGGAAGCGCGGGGCGCAAGCTCCGCTTCCGGACCGATGATGGAACCGCGCTGATCAAGATGTTGGGTAAGGGGTGA
- the tsaE gene encoding tRNA (adenosine(37)-N6)-threonylcarbamoyltransferase complex ATPase subunit type 1 TsaE: MSTPTLTRTVRSESPEETHRLGVRLGQLLQPGDFVGLIGDLGAGKTHLVRGVAEGAQVPRSEVASPTFAIVYPYRGRIPLYHADLYRIADYDELYATGFLDLLGGDGAVLVEWLDKVPEAAPREYLRLTLRPVAEDARELHAEAFGRRPAELLSAWLA, from the coding sequence ATGAGCACTCCCACGCTGACTCGGACCGTGCGCTCGGAGTCTCCCGAGGAGACGCATCGGCTCGGCGTGCGGCTGGGCCAGCTGCTCCAGCCGGGAGACTTCGTCGGACTCATCGGCGATCTGGGCGCGGGCAAGACGCACCTGGTGCGCGGCGTGGCCGAGGGCGCCCAGGTGCCGCGCTCGGAGGTGGCCAGCCCCACCTTCGCCATCGTCTACCCGTACCGGGGCCGCATCCCGCTGTACCACGCGGACCTCTACCGCATCGCCGACTATGACGAGCTGTACGCCACCGGCTTCCTCGATCTGCTCGGTGGCGACGGCGCCGTGCTGGTGGAGTGGCTGGACAAGGTCCCCGAGGCAGCGCCACGCGAGTATCTGCGCCTCACCCTCAGGCCCGTGGCCGAGGACGCGCGCGAGCTGCATGCCGAGGCATTCGGGCGAAGGCCCGCGGAGCTGCTCTCCGCGTGGCTGGCTTGA
- the hutU gene encoding urocanate hydratase: protein MSRVIRAPRGTTRSCKGWVQEAALRMLMNNLDPDVAERPEDLVVYGGTGKAARDWPSFDRIVASLKELSDEETLLVQSGKPVGILRTHPDAPRVLLANSNLVGRWATWEHFRELEQKGLMMYGQMTAGSWIYIGTQGILQGTYETFAQAGRTHFGSADLSGRLVLSGGLGGMGGAQPLAATMNNAVFLGVEIDPHRAQRRVETRYLDVVAKDLDEALALVKEAQKKREGRSIGVIGNAATVFRELYRRGIKPDLVTDQTSAHDPLNGYIPADLSLEAAAELRQRDPEGYVRRARETMAIHVQAMLDFQSAGSHVFDYGNNLRGQAQLGGQENAFEFPGFVPAYIRPMFCEGLGPFRWVALSGDAEDIRRTDQAVLELFPEKESLRRWITMAQQRVAFQGLPARICWLGYGERAKAGLAFNELVRKGVVKAPIVIGRDHLDCGSVASPNRETEAMKDGSDAVADWPILNALVNAVNGASWVSFHHGGGVGMGYSLHSGQVIVADGTPEAARRIERVLTSDPGMGVLRHVDAGYPEAVEVAHQRGVKIPGVTV from the coding sequence ATGTCCCGAGTCATCCGCGCCCCCCGAGGCACCACCCGCTCCTGCAAGGGCTGGGTCCAGGAGGCCGCGCTCCGGATGCTGATGAACAACCTGGATCCCGACGTGGCCGAGCGCCCCGAGGATCTCGTCGTCTACGGCGGCACCGGCAAGGCCGCGAGAGACTGGCCCTCTTTCGATCGGATCGTCGCCAGCCTGAAGGAGCTCTCGGATGAGGAGACCCTGCTGGTGCAGTCCGGCAAGCCGGTGGGCATCCTCCGGACCCACCCGGATGCCCCCCGGGTGCTGCTGGCCAATTCCAACCTGGTAGGTCGCTGGGCCACGTGGGAGCACTTCCGCGAGCTGGAGCAGAAGGGCCTGATGATGTACGGCCAGATGACGGCCGGCTCGTGGATCTACATCGGCACGCAAGGCATCCTCCAGGGCACCTACGAGACCTTCGCGCAGGCGGGTCGGACACACTTTGGCTCCGCGGACCTGTCTGGCCGGCTGGTGCTCTCGGGCGGCCTGGGAGGCATGGGAGGGGCCCAGCCGCTGGCCGCCACCATGAACAACGCGGTGTTCCTCGGGGTAGAGATTGACCCGCACCGAGCCCAGCGCCGAGTGGAGACGCGCTACCTGGATGTCGTGGCGAAGGACCTGGACGAGGCCCTGGCGCTGGTGAAGGAGGCCCAGAAGAAGCGCGAGGGCCGCTCGATCGGCGTCATTGGCAACGCGGCCACGGTGTTCCGCGAGCTGTACCGGCGCGGCATCAAGCCGGACCTGGTGACGGACCAGACGAGCGCGCACGATCCGCTCAACGGCTACATCCCCGCGGACCTGTCGCTGGAGGCGGCCGCGGAGCTGCGCCAGCGCGATCCGGAGGGCTACGTGCGCCGCGCGCGGGAGACGATGGCCATCCACGTGCAGGCGATGCTGGACTTCCAGAGCGCGGGCAGCCACGTGTTCGACTACGGCAACAACCTGCGCGGGCAGGCCCAGCTGGGCGGCCAGGAGAACGCCTTCGAGTTCCCGGGCTTCGTGCCGGCGTACATCCGCCCCATGTTCTGCGAGGGGCTGGGGCCCTTCCGCTGGGTGGCGCTCTCCGGGGACGCGGAGGACATCCGCCGCACGGACCAGGCGGTGCTGGAGCTGTTCCCGGAGAAGGAGTCGCTGCGGCGGTGGATCACCATGGCGCAGCAGCGCGTGGCCTTCCAGGGCCTGCCGGCGCGCATCTGCTGGCTGGGCTATGGCGAGCGCGCCAAGGCGGGGCTGGCCTTCAACGAGCTGGTGCGCAAGGGCGTGGTGAAGGCGCCCATCGTCATCGGCCGCGATCACCTGGACTGCGGCTCGGTGGCGTCGCCCAACCGCGAGACGGAGGCGATGAAGGACGGCTCGGACGCGGTGGCGGACTGGCCCATCCTCAACGCGCTGGTGAACGCGGTGAACGGCGCCTCGTGGGTGTCCTTCCACCATGGCGGGGGCGTGGGCATGGGCTACTCGCTGCACTCCGGCCAGGTCATCGTCGCGGACGGCACTCCGGAGGCGGCCCGGCGCATCGAGCGCGTGCTCACGTCGGACCCCGGCATGGGCGTGCTGCGGCACGTGGACGCTGGCTATCCGGAGGCCGTCGAGGTGGCCCACCAGCGCGGGGTGAAGATCCCCGGCGTCACCGTGTGA
- a CDS encoding chemotaxis protein CheA: MKTDLDTVRAAFRAEATELLAGLERDLLSLERSAAPGVIESIQRSIHTLKGNSLLMGFPAASDVAHTLEDLLARIASRSLPVTQQVMTLLLQAVDGLRGLISHTPGEGREVPDVSELQRRLREAASAGCSSEASPAPESAAAEQPVEATSHAAPERTLRVGLDKLDRMLDLTGEIAIARGRLTTLLEQADRHSPQELLEAHREADRLYLDLQELVLKARMVPIGRAFQPFPRTLRDLCEATGKLVRLELSGEEVEVDTTIVELIRDPLTHLVRNAVDHGIEPPSVRKQRGKDFKGTLKLRAFADSGSIVVEVEDDGAGLDRERIRERARAMGLLGPNEEREDAELFQFIFIPGFSTAERVTELSGRGIGMDVVKSRVESLRGALSIETREGAGTTFTMRLPLMLSIIEGFSVGVGGETYVLPLASVLECVELPEEEQRPGRTGVLNLRGQPLPYLRLREHFAVEGPPPARESVVVIRHGRGQAGLAVDTLLGQGQTVVKPLGSLFQRVSGVSGSAILGTGRVALILDVAALLQKALRPYAPAAQ, translated from the coding sequence GTGAAGACCGATCTGGACACGGTCCGCGCGGCTTTCCGAGCGGAGGCGACCGAGCTGCTCGCCGGCCTGGAGCGGGACCTCCTCTCGCTCGAGCGCTCCGCCGCGCCCGGGGTGATCGAGAGCATCCAGCGCTCCATCCACACCCTCAAGGGCAACTCCCTGCTGATGGGCTTTCCGGCCGCGTCCGACGTGGCCCACACGCTCGAGGATCTGCTCGCGCGCATCGCCAGCCGCTCCCTCCCGGTGACGCAGCAGGTGATGACCCTGCTGCTCCAGGCCGTGGACGGGCTCCGGGGGTTGATCAGCCACACGCCCGGCGAGGGGCGCGAGGTTCCGGATGTGTCGGAGCTCCAGCGGCGCTTGAGGGAGGCCGCGAGCGCGGGCTGCTCCTCGGAGGCTTCGCCCGCGCCCGAGTCCGCCGCCGCCGAGCAGCCCGTGGAGGCCACCTCCCACGCCGCGCCCGAGCGCACGCTCCGGGTGGGGCTGGACAAGCTGGATCGGATGCTGGACCTCACCGGGGAGATCGCCATCGCGCGGGGGCGGCTGACCACCCTGCTGGAGCAGGCGGATCGCCACTCGCCCCAGGAGCTGCTCGAGGCGCACCGCGAGGCGGACCGCCTCTACCTGGATCTGCAGGAGCTGGTGCTGAAGGCGCGGATGGTGCCCATCGGGCGAGCGTTCCAGCCCTTCCCGCGCACGCTGCGTGACCTGTGCGAGGCCACGGGCAAGCTGGTGCGGCTGGAGCTGAGCGGCGAGGAGGTGGAGGTGGACACCACCATCGTCGAGCTCATCCGGGATCCGCTCACCCACCTGGTCCGCAACGCGGTGGATCATGGCATCGAGCCGCCGTCGGTGCGGAAGCAGCGCGGCAAGGACTTCAAGGGGACGCTGAAGCTGCGGGCCTTCGCCGACTCGGGCAGCATCGTCGTGGAGGTGGAGGACGACGGCGCGGGGCTGGACCGGGAGCGCATCCGCGAGCGGGCACGCGCCATGGGGCTGCTGGGTCCGAACGAGGAGCGCGAGGATGCCGAGCTGTTCCAGTTCATCTTCATCCCGGGCTTCTCCACCGCCGAGCGCGTCACCGAGCTGTCGGGCCGTGGCATCGGCATGGACGTGGTGAAGAGCCGCGTCGAGAGCCTGCGGGGCGCCCTCTCCATCGAGACGCGCGAGGGGGCGGGCACCACCTTCACCATGCGCCTGCCGCTGATGCTCTCCATCATCGAGGGCTTCTCGGTGGGCGTGGGCGGGGAGACGTACGTGCTGCCGCTGGCGAGCGTGCTCGAGTGCGTGGAGCTGCCGGAGGAGGAGCAGCGGCCGGGACGCACCGGCGTGCTGAACCTGCGCGGCCAGCCGCTGCCCTACCTGCGCCTGCGCGAGCACTTCGCGGTGGAGGGGCCCCCGCCCGCCCGGGAGAGCGTGGTCGTCATCCGCCATGGCCGGGGGCAGGCGGGGCTGGCCGTGGACACCCTGCTCGGGCAGGGGCAGACGGTGGTCAAGCCGCTCGGCAGTCTCTTCCAGCGTGTCTCTGGTGTCTCGGGCTCCGCCATCCTCGGCACGGGACGGGTGGCGCTCATCCTCGACGTGGCGGCGCTTCTCCAGAAAGCCCTTCGCCCTTATGCGCCAGCGGCTCAATGA
- a CDS encoding pyridoxine 5'-phosphate synthase, which produces MGQRLGVNVDHVATLRQARRTTYPDPVTAAALAELAGAQQITIHLREDRRHIQDRDLRILRETCQTLLNLEMAATAEMVKIAYEYKPDVVTLVPERREELTTEGGLDIAGQREHVAKIIKNLKDGEITVSLFIDPDLDQIRAAHKVDADRIEIHTGRYCEARNERERGRELSRIVDAAKAAAKLGMSVAAGHGLNYDNVQPIARIREIDELNIGHAIVGRAVLVGFERAVREMLELMRNAE; this is translated from the coding sequence ATGGGACAGCGATTGGGTGTGAACGTGGACCACGTGGCGACGCTGCGGCAGGCGCGGCGCACCACGTACCCGGATCCGGTGACGGCGGCGGCCCTGGCCGAGCTGGCTGGAGCGCAGCAGATCACCATCCACCTGCGCGAGGACAGGCGCCACATCCAGGATCGCGACCTGCGCATCCTCCGGGAGACGTGCCAGACGCTGCTGAACCTGGAGATGGCCGCCACCGCGGAGATGGTGAAGATCGCCTACGAGTACAAGCCGGACGTGGTGACGCTGGTGCCCGAGCGGCGCGAGGAGCTCACCACCGAGGGCGGGCTGGACATCGCCGGCCAGCGCGAGCACGTGGCGAAGATCATCAAGAACCTGAAGGACGGGGAGATCACCGTCTCGCTGTTCATCGATCCGGACCTGGATCAGATCCGCGCGGCGCACAAGGTGGACGCGGACCGGATCGAGATCCACACCGGGCGCTACTGCGAGGCGCGCAACGAGCGCGAGCGCGGGCGGGAGCTGAGCCGCATCGTGGACGCGGCGAAGGCCGCCGCGAAGCTGGGCATGAGCGTGGCCGCGGGTCACGGGCTCAACTACGACAACGTGCAGCCGATCGCCCGCATCCGGGAGATCGATGAGTTGAACATCGGGCACGCCATCGTGGGCCGGGCGGTGCTGGTGGGCTTCGAGCGGGCGGTACGTGAGATGCTGGAGCTGATGCGCAACGCGGAGTAG